The genome window TCATAACATGCATTATTGCTTGCATTACCCCTTGCTTAGACTGATTATCAAGACCTTCTGTTGGTTCATCAAGAACTAAAATAGCTGGGCTTTTAAGTAATGCTTGTGCAATGGCTATACGTCTAGACTGACCTTGCGACACATTACGCCCGCCAGTGCCTAATCGTGTTTTTAAACCTTCTTTTAGCTCATTAAACCACGGGCTTAATTGCGCTAACGAGAGGGCTTCAATCATTTGCTCTTTAGTTGCATTTGGCGCGGCATAACGTAAATTTTCACTCAGTGTGCCATCAAAAATATGGTGTTGCTGGGCTAATATATTGATAACACTTGCGCGTATATCATTATTTAACGAATGTAAGTCAACAACGCTATTTTGATTGTTTAGCGTTATGCTGCCTTGTTGTAAAGGCCATAAACCAGTAAGTAGATTTACAAGCGTTGTTTTACCGCTGCCGCTTCTACCTACAATCGCTACTTTTTGCTGGGGCATTAGCTCAAAACTGATATTAGTAAGCGCTGTTTGCTCACCATATTGGTAGCTAATATTGTTAAGTGCTAACGTGTGGTTTTGCGCGCTAAAGTTTTCATCAACGTCTACATGTGCATCTTTAGCTTGTGAGTTAGCGGCTTTATCTTCAAGTGTAAACAACCGCTCTGCTGCTTTTAATACACTAGGAAGCTCTATAAACGCATTGGGTAGTAGCAATACGCTTTCAAAGCTTGCCAGTACAAATAAACTTAACATAGCAAGTTCTACATTTACCATACTGTTGGTGTAAACCAGTGGGACAATGGTTACTATGCTAGCAAGCATCGCTAATTGAACAACTAACAAGCTTAACCCATCTGAGTTTGCTAGTGCTTTGTGGCGAATAAATAATTGCTGATTGTACTGCTCGCTTAATTCGTCGCACTTATTAAGTTGCTGCGAACGGGCTTGATAAATACTAAGCTCTCTAAGGCCTGTGAGTGTATCTGAAAGCTCAGAGCGAAGTTGTGCACTAAGTTGTGTTTCTTTATGGCTGTTTTTAGTGAGCTTTGCGCTGAGTAGGGCAGGTATAACCACACCAATAAGTATAATGCCAGTAAAGCAAATAAGGGCGACGTTGCCATTATAGGCCGACATAAACAGCATGATGATTGGCACACTTAAAAGAGCGACCAGCATAGGAAGCAAAACGTTTAAATAAAACTTGTCGAGTGCGTCTACATCGTTTTGTAATCGGTTAACTAGATCAGCGCTGCGGCTCATTGCTAAATCAACATTGTTAAGCTTACTTAACGTTGCAAAGACATTGGTACGTATTTCACTTAGTAATAAAAACGTGGCGTTATGAGTAACTAGGCGTTCGCCATAGCGCGATGCAGTTCGTACAATTGCTAAAAACCGAATCGTTCCTGCTGGAGTAAAGTAGTTCATTTGCACGCCCGCAAGACCTGCAGCTGCCATTGATGCTAAAAACCAGCCAGAAATAGCCAACAAGCCCACATTAGCTAATACCGTAATCGTTGCTAAAAATGTACCCAATAGCATCGCTTTATAATGAGGAGCACAAAGCTTTAATAAGCGAATAAAATTATGCATGCGCAACCCCTTGTTTGGCCGTTTTTAATAAATCAGCAAATGCACCATTTTGCGCTGCAAGTGTTTCAAAGTGACCTTGCTCAGCTATTTTCCCATCGTGCATAACAATGATATTGCTGGCATGTTTAACGGTATTTAGTCGATGAGCAATGACTAATACTAAGTTATTTTTAGCATATTCATTAATAGCATCTTGAATAAGCTGCTCTGTTTGGCTATCAAGGTGCGCTGTAGGCTCATCAAGCACTAAAACTGGTGCTTGTTTTATGAATGCACGTGCGAGTGCGATACGTTGCTTTTGCCCGCCAGAAAGTCCTTCCCCTTGCTCACCTATCAGTGTGTTAAAACCATCGGGTAGGGTATTTATAAATTCAAGCACACCAGCTTGCTTTGCTGCATGTTCAAGCTCTTGCTGTGTGGCAGTTGGTTTGGCCAATTTAATGTTGGCAGCAATGGTGTCGAAAAACAGCGTCGCTTTTTGTGGTATCCATGCAATGTTATTTTGCAGGTAAGTAATATCGGTTGTGCTTAAACTCTGCCCATTAATAGATAGGTGGTTAATCACCTCAGGGTGAAACCCTAATAGGCAATCAAACAACGTACTTTTACCTGATCCACTACTGCCCACAACGGCAATTAAGCCTTTATTTGGCAGTG of Pseudoalteromonas arctica A 37-1-2 contains these proteins:
- the cydC gene encoding thiol reductant ABC exporter subunit CydC; its protein translation is MHNFIRLLKLCAPHYKAMLLGTFLATITVLANVGLLAISGWFLASMAAAGLAGVQMNYFTPAGTIRFLAIVRTASRYGERLVTHNATFLLLSEIRTNVFATLSKLNNVDLAMSRSADLVNRLQNDVDALDKFYLNVLLPMLVALLSVPIIMLFMSAYNGNVALICFTGIILIGVVIPALLSAKLTKNSHKETQLSAQLRSELSDTLTGLRELSIYQARSQQLNKCDELSEQYNQQLFIRHKALANSDGLSLLVVQLAMLASIVTIVPLVYTNSMVNVELAMLSLFVLASFESVLLLPNAFIELPSVLKAAERLFTLEDKAANSQAKDAHVDVDENFSAQNHTLALNNISYQYGEQTALTNISFELMPQQKVAIVGRSGSGKTTLVNLLTGLWPLQQGSITLNNQNSVVDLHSLNNDIRASVINILAQQHHIFDGTLSENLRYAAPNATKEQMIEALSLAQLSPWFNELKEGLKTRLGTGGRNVSQGQSRRIAIAQALLKSPAILVLDEPTEGLDNQSKQGVMQAIMHVMNNASVLTITHDPALLAQMDNVVWLEGGKVVAQGSHKELSGAYPGYVALTTRF